A region from the Nematostella vectensis chromosome 13, jaNemVect1.1, whole genome shotgun sequence genome encodes:
- the LOC125559142 gene encoding histone H3, with protein MARTKQTARKSTGGKAPRKQLATKAARKSAPATGGVKKPHRYRPGTVALREIRRYQKSTELLIRKLPFQRLVREIAQDFKTDLRFQSSAVMALQEASEAYLVGLFEDTNLCAIHAKRVTIMPKDIQLARRIRGERA; from the coding sequence ATGGCACGTACTAAGCAAACTGCCCGTAAATCCACCGGAGGAAAGGCTCCCCGTAAGCAGCTCGCAACCAAGGCGGCACGTAAAAGTGCTCCCGCCACCGGTGGAGTGAAAAAGCCTCATCGTTACAGGCCCGGTACCGTCGCTCTCCGAGAGATCCGTCGCTACCAGAAGTCGACCGAGCTTCTGATCCGCAAGCTGCCCTTCCAGCGTCTGGTCCGTGAGATCGCTCAGGACTTCAAGACCGACCTGCGCTTCCAGAGCTCTGCCGTGATGGCTCTTCAGGAGGCTAGCGAGGCCTACCTTGTTGGTCTGTTTGAGGACACCAACTTGTGCGCCATCCACGCCAAGCGAGTCACCATCATGCCCAAGGACATCCAGCTTGCCCGCCGCATCCGTGGCGAGAGAGCGTAA
- the LOC5512264 gene encoding histone H4, translating into MSGRGKGGKGLGKGGAKRHRKILRDNIQGITKPAIRRLARRGGVKRISGLIYEETRGVLKVFLENVIRDAVTYTEHAKRKTVTAMDVVYALKRQGRTLYGFGG; encoded by the coding sequence ATGTCTGGTCGCGGCAAAGGAGGAAAAGGTCTAGGAAAGGGAGGCGCGAAGCGTCATCGCAAGATCCTTCGGGATAACATCCAGGGCATCACCAAGCCCGCCATTCGTCGTCTCGCCCGCCGTGGAGGAGTCAAGCGAATCTCTGGCCTTATCTACGAGGAGACACGTGGCGTTCTCAAAGTCTTCCTTGAGAACGTTATCCGTGACGCGGTCACCTACACCGAGCACGCCAAGCGCAAGACTGTCACCGCCATGGACGTGGTCTACGCTCTGAAGCGACAAGGCCGAACCCTGTACGGATTCGGCGGCTAG
- the LOC5521721 gene encoding uncharacterized protein LOC5521721 gives MAQDKAKGKQATANATQTRLEPFLGAAGAAAGSQQKRKTSEKSGRKVKVSKSKGIKTSKNLCNLCNRRTQSNMVLCSSCQQWQHRGCAKISLSDYTSNWRCVFCNN, from the exons ATGGCACAAGACAAGGCAAAGGGCAAACAGGCAACAGCCAATGCAACGCAAACTCGAC tagaGCCTTTCCTGGGAGCTGCGGGTGCTGCCGCAG GATCGCAACAGAAACGGAAAACATCAGAAAAATCAG GGCGAAAAGTCAAAGTAAGCAAGAGTAAGG GAATCAAAACATCCAAGAATCTGTGCAACCTGTGTAATAGGAGAACACAATCCAACATGGTTTTGTGTTCATCGTGCCAGCAATGGCAGCATAGAGGCTGCGCGAAAATAAGTCTCTCTGACTACACATCCAACTGGCGCTGCGTCTTTTGTAACAACTGA
- the LOC5512265 gene encoding anamorsin homolog, with protein sequence MEAVVDTNNFVLLLWSGAQPPKDIEAVVGSLTKKVGPNGKVSLEHSDRLHIASHAMSSFDVVLSGVCESPSLIHSMELLSELAKLLKPDGKLILREPVGSNDSRSPEKIISTLKLSGFVSISQANEVKPSIVEISAQKPSFEVGAKTALSLSFAPKPAQPKAETSAAQIWTLSAQDIDDEDVDLLDSDTLLDEDDLKKPDPLSLKAACGPGSGKKKACKNCTCGLAEQENGDATEKKSVTSSCGSCYLGDAFRCSTCPYLGMPAFKPGEKIALTDRQLKGDL encoded by the exons ATGGAAGCCGTAGTTGATACTAATAATTTTGTGTTACTGTTATGGTCCGGAGCACAACCCCCTAAGGATATTGAGGCGGTTGTTGGAAGTTTAACAAAGAAAGTAGGCCCGAACGGCAAAGTGTCATTAGAACACTCCGACCGCCTTCACATCG CTTCCCATGCCATGTCATCATTTGATGTTGTGTTGTCTGGTGTGTGCGAGAGCCCCAGCCTTATTCACAGCATGGAGCTACTGTCAGAGCTTGCCAAACTTCTGAAACCTGATGGCAAGCTCATTCTCAGGGAACCAGTTG GCTCTAATGACTCAAGAAGTCCAGAAAAAATAATCTCCACCCTCAAGTTGTCTGGGTTTGTCTCTATTTCTCAA GCAAATGAAGTGAAGCCTTCTATTGTCGAG ATATCAGCACAGAAACCCAGCTTTGAAGTGGGGGCAAAGACTGCCCTTTCTCTTTCATTTGCTCCCAAACCAG CACAACCCAAGGCTGAGACAAGTGCAGCACAGATCTGGACGTTGTCTGCACAAGAcattgatgatgaagatgtg GACCTGCTTGACTCTGATACCTTACTGGATGAAGATGATCTCAAGAAACCAGACCCTCTTTCTTTAAAAG CTGCTTGTGGTCCTGGTAGTGGCAAAAAGAAGGCCTGCAAGAACTG CACATGTGGACTAGCAGAACAAGAAAACGGAGATGCAACTGAGAAGAAAAGTGTGACCTCATCTTGTGGAAGT TGCTATCTTGGAGATGCATTTCGTTGTTCCACCTGCCCGTACCTGGGAATGCCAGCCTTCAAACCTGGGGAGAAAATTGCTCTCACTGACCGCCAGCTAAAAGGAGACCTATAA
- the LOC5512267 gene encoding uncharacterized protein LOC5512267 gives MANRSLILRNVFIIVSALAYAMNLMFSRFSNAKNRPEAFQVLFGNGSSVGGMSRRFSTDVTPAPPTFQIWIVIYTWQCLWIVYSFSLICRKVPEVFDWLFFVFFTLSSCIVTSWLVVQSRGLKQLSCGILFFHGFSLYAALATAYYRVVPRNEELAAYSKLDFFATHILVFNGIVTYTTWVTLASLLSLNGALIYAHGVSKVTAGTIILSILAVELLVWFVIENFVLERYLRFTFTVYPVVITGLSGIIARNPSETNRIFTIVLLSIAVVLFIVRVGLSVWRFTRGRKSDEVTLRFNKMEDNVSY, from the coding sequence ATGGCAAATAGGTCCCTTATCCTTCGAAATGTGTTCATCATTGTCTCTGCATTGGCCTACGCTATGAACCTCATGTTTAGTAGGTTTTCGAACGCCAAGAACCGACCCGAAGCCTTTCAGGTGCTCTTTGGAAACGGGTCAAGCGTCGGTGGAATGTCGAGGAGGTTTTCCACAGATGTCACTCCGGCGCCCCCTACATTTCAAATCTGGATAGTGATCTATACTTGGCAGTGCTTGTGGATTGTCTACTCGTTCTCCCTCATCTGTCGCAAGGTCCCTGAGGTTTTCGACTGGCTGTTCTTCGTGTTTTTCACGCTCAGCTCCTGTATCGTCACCTCGTGGCTTGTCGTCCAGAGTCGGGGACTCAAGCAGCTGTCCTGTGGGATTCTGTTCTTTCACGGGTTCTCTCTGTACGCCGCTCTAGCCACAGCTTACTATCGCGTCGTTCCTCGCAACGAAGAGCTCGCCGCCTACTCCAAACTCGACTTCTTCGCGACGCATATCCTGGTGTTCAATGGAATCGTTACGTACACGACTTGGGTGACACTTGCGTCGCTGCTTAGTCTGAACGGGGCTTTGATCTACGCTCACGGTGTCTCCAAGGTAACAGCAGGGACAATTATTCTCTCCATTCTCGCTGTAGAGCTGCTGGTCTGGTTTGTGATCGAGAATTTTGTCCTTGAGAGGTACTTAAGGTTTACCTTCACTGTCTACCCCGTGGTCATTACTGGGCTGTCTGGGATTATTGCGCGCAACCCTAGCGAGACGAATAGAATCTTTACCATCGTCCTGCTCTCCATAGCCGTGGTTCTGTTCATCGTGCGCGTCGGTCTGTCCGTGTGGAGGTTTACGAGAGGAAGGAAAAGCGACGAAGTCACACTGCGTTTTAACAAGATGGAGGATAATGTATCGTATTGA
- the LOC5512246 gene encoding regulation of nuclear pre-mRNA domain-containing protein 1B, whose translation MTSFSASTLEKKLHDLSNTQQSVQTLSLWLIHHRKHAKTVVQVWNKEIRKVKTSKRLTFMYLANDVLQNSKKKGNEYNLEFKAAMPSAFKFVGQGGDKDTAKGLERLLNIWSERGVFELSFIEKIRKGLAIGSPVESPPPSKKSRIEDDSKDSSPVPAPDVEELIKALQELEESASQDAAVREKIANLPAEVQDVSLLEKIEDKETGERLTRIVDKACVLLAEYNGRLSAELEDRITLSKMLTAFISLQKQKLQEAEKRLEEFRGKLEKVTIVRKELKSHLDNLPDLSKLPDVDGGLAPLPSAGDLFASSSGHRS comes from the exons ATGACATCGTTTTCAGCAAGTACACTAGAAAAGAAACTCCATGATCTATCTAATACACAACAGAGTGTACAGACATTATCGCTATGGCTGATCCATCACAGAAAACACGCCAAGACCGTGGTACAAGTTTGGAATAAGGAAATCCGTAAAG TAAAAACAAGCAAGAGGCTGACTTTTATGTACTTAGCAAATGATGTGCTTcaaaacagcaaaaagaaaggaaatgaATACAATCTTGAGTTCAAGGCTGCCATGCCTTCTGCCTTCAAATTTGTTGGACA aggTGGAGATAAAGACACAGCCAAAGGCTTGGAGAGATTGCTGAATATTTGGTCAGAAAGGGGAGTATTTGAACTCTCTTTCATAGAAAAAATACGCAAAGGATTAG CAATTGGGTCTCCTGTTGAATCTCCTCCACCAAGCAAAAAGTCTAGAATAGAGGATGACAGCAAAGATAGTAGTCCGGTTCCCGCTCCTGAT GTAGAGGAGCTTATTAAAGCGCTGCAAGAGCTAGAGGAATCAGCCTCACAGGATGCTGCCGTACGTGAAAAGATTGCTAATCTACCAGCTGAGGTCCAAGATGTGTCATTGTTGGAAAAAATTGAAG ACAAAGAGACAGGCGAGAGATTAACAAGAATTGTTGACAAAGCCTGTGTCTTGCTGGCTGAGTACAATGGAAGACTATCTGCTGAACTTGAGGACAGAATAACACTTTCCAAGATGCTAACAGCATTTATttctctacaaaaacaaaaactccAAGAGGCAGAAAAGAGGCTTGAG GAATTCAGAGGAAAACTTGAAAAAGTCACTATTGTTCGCAAAGAGTTGAAATCCCACCTGGACAACTTACCAGACCTGTCAAAGCTTCCAGATGTTGATGGAGGCCTGGCACCTCTACCATCAGCAGGGGATCTATTTGCCAGCTCTTCTGGACACAGATCATGA